In the Sphingobacterium sp. PCS056 genome, CATTGTTGCCGATTTTGGTACTATTGATATTGTTGTCAACAATGCCGGTATTACAAAAGACGGGTTGTTAATGCGTATGACTGAAGAAAACTGGGATGATGTGATCAATGTAAATTTAAAATCTGTCTTCAATGTTACTAAAGCAGCATCCAAAATCATGATGAAAAACCGTAAAGGTTCTTTTATTAATATGAGCTCTGTAGTAGGAGTTCAAGGAAATGCAGGTCAAGCAAATTATGCTGCTTCCAAAGCTGGTATTATCGGCTTTTCAAAATCAGTTGCTAAAGAGTTAGGATCACGCAACATCAGATCCAACGTGGTGGCACCAGGATTTATCCGTACCGAAATGACGGAAGTATTAGATCCTAAAGTAGTCGCAGGATGGGAAGCTGGTATACCACTGAAACGTGCTGGAGAAGCGGAAGATGTCGCAAATGTATGTTTGTTTCTTGCATCCGATCTATCTGCATACGTAACAGGACAAGTATTACCAGTAGATGGCGGTATGTTATAATCACATATATATCAAAACATAAAAAAGGTTCTTAGGCTTTCAAGCTAAGAACCTTTTTTATGCGCTAAATTTTTATTGAAAGCCTCATTGCCACTATCCAATACAGATATTAACAGCGTAGAAATTATTCATATTCCTACAAACATAAGTCAAAAGCAAAAAAAATGAACGGGTACATGGATTGGCCTGTCATGCATTTAGGATTGTAAATAAAACAAATTTATCTAAGTTTGTACTGAAATTTATAGCGTATGAACTGGGACCGAGTATTTACTATTCAAAATCAAACAGAATTTAATAAAATCTGCTTAGACACTTTTCATTTTCAAATGGAACATGTCCGTATTTACAAAAAATATGTGCAGTACCTCAATATAAAAATAAATACGATCGATCATTACACTAAAATCCCATTTCTGCCAATCGAGCTTTTTAAAACTCAGGAAATTATTGCCGACGATCTACAGCCTGAGATTATATTTACAAGTTCAGGCACCACAGGAATGACTACCAGTAAGCATCTTGTTGCTGATAAAAAAGTTTATGAGCAAAGTTTCAGAACTGCTTTTGAACAGTTTTATGGCAAAATGGAAAATATAGCCATTTTAGCTCTTCTACCCTCCTATTTAGAGCGCACTGGATCTTCATTAATCTATATGATTAATGATTTAATGCAGCATAGCCAACAGCCAGAAAGTAACTATTTTTTATATAATCACGAAGAATTATACCAAACACTCTTACAATTAAAAACAAAAGGGACGAAGACATTACTTTTCGGAGTAACATTTGCCTTACTAGATTTCATAGAAAAATACGAATTATCATTTCCAGAGCTGATCATTATGGAGACGGGAGGCATGAAAGGCAAACGTAAAGAAATGGTTCGAGAAGAAATTCATGATTTACTTTGTAAAAGCTTTCAGGTCTCTGGCATACATTCTGAATATGGAATGACAGAATTATTGTCTCAAGGATATTCCTATGGAAATGGCATATTCAAGCATCCCAATTGGATGAAGATTTTAATTCGAGAAACAAATGATCCACTAACACTTGCTACAAACAAAAAAACAGGAGCGATCAATGTTATTGATTTAGCAAATCGATATTCTTGCTCATTCATCGCAACCCAAGACCTCGGAAAAATTTACGATGATGGGTCTTTTGAAGTATTAGGTCGATTTGATCAAAGCGACATCCGTGGATGTAATTTACTGGTGCAATAATAAAGAGCAATTTCAAATCAGCATATAGCATTTTCAACAATTGATTGATTTAGATCTACGATCTACAACAAGTAATTTAAACATCAGATCATTATAATGCCGAGTATTAATAAAAAAAGCTTTTCTTACGAAATCAATAAAAAAGACCAGATTTAACATTCTGGTCTTTTTCATATCGTTATTTCAAACTTGGATCTTCGAAAGTATTTCCACTAGTCATATCACCAGAATCGTATCCTTTCTTAAACCAGGCACGTCGCTGTGCTGAAGTTCCATGTGTGAAAGAATCGGGCACAGCATAACCTTGAGCCTGAGTTTGTAATCGATCATCACCAACAGCTTCCGCAGCGGCCATACCGTCCAAGATATCATTGTAATCAATCTGTATATCAGATAGTTTATTAACATGGTGCGCCCATACTCCAGCATAAAAATCAGCCTGCAACTCGGTCATCACCGATAATTTATTATTTTCAACTTCACTCAATTTACCGCGCATATTATTGGTCTTAGGGAGTAAACCAACTAATTGTTGAATATGATGACCAACTTCATGTGCGATAACATAGGCTAGAGCAAACTCACCTTTAGCACCAAATTTTGTTTTCAATTCTTGATTGAAAGTTAAATCTAAATAGATCCTATGATCGCCCGGGCAATAAAATGGTCCATAAGATGCTTTTCCTACACCGCATCCATCAGTTTCCGTACCTCCATCATAAACCACCAAACTGGTTGCTTCATAATTTTTACCCAACTGCTCCTTAAAAAGTGTCGTCCAAACAGTCTCTGTACTCGCTAAAACAGTTCTTGAAAAATCAGTTAATTTTGCTTCCTCTTCACTAATTTCTCTTGGCTGTCCAGTTTGCTCTGTACCAGTCATATTTTGCGCCTGTTGTAATAATTGCGCTGGATCTCCCCCCATCAAAAATCCAATAATCAATACAATTATTCCACCTACGCCCCCTAAAGTCAGTTTTTGACCACCAGACATTCCCCTTCTATCCTCAAAGTTGTCGCTCTTTCTACCACCTTGCCATTTCATGTTTATTCAGTTTTAGTTTAATTTCAGTTAATATTAAATAAGATACAAATTATATCGTTTACTGCATTGCAAATTATATTCCAAATTATCAATCCTTTATTTTTTGAGTTGTTATATCTGCTATTTTTAGATATACAATTATAAATATTCACTATGTTTGCAACTTATCATTTGCAACTTATCCAAAAATTAGATGAATTTAGAAAATCAACTATTCGAAAGAGCGGAAAATAAATGTGAATTGAGTCAAGCAACTGAAGATTTAGTCTTATACACACTACCTCCCGATTTACAAGCCAATGCCGACAATACCATCGTTTTATGCCAAAAATGTGCCGATCAATTAAATAAGACGACACAATTAGATGCCGAATACTGGAAATTCTTACCCGATAACATGTGGTCAGAAGTACCTGCTGTACAAGTAGCTGCTTGGCGTATGTTGAATCGCTTAAAAAATGAAGGTTGGGCCTCAGAAGCGTTAGATATATTATATCTGGATGATGACACCCTAGAATGGGCGAAACAAACAGGAGATCACGAAAATGATGGCTATGTAGAATTTCACCTAGATAGTATCGGACAACAATTGTTTGATGGTGATTCAGTAGTACTCACCAAAACATTAGATGTAAAAGGATCTTCAATCCGTGCAACTTTAGGTACCGTTGTTAAAAATATCCGACTTGTTTTCGATAATACAGAACAAATTGAAGGAAAGATTGATGGTCAGACCATCGTGATTTTGACAAAATATTTAAGAAAGCAGAATTAGAATAAAAAAAGATCCCCGACATTTTGCTGTATCGGGGATCTTTTTTAAATAAAGGATTTTATTAAACAGCCTTTTTTATTTCTGTTTAGGATAGTCGCGCATATGCGCAAATTCATAATTTGGATGCAATTTCAAACTATCAATCAAATCACTTAACATTTTCTGTGCTTTTCTAGTTTGAAACATATCATCATGCATCAATAAAACAACATTATTCTTAGAAAACGACGTACCATTACGCAACCTATTATTAATCTGACGATAAATAAAACTTACAGACTCTACCGGCATACCCGATGGTTTACCCTTTTTCCATTCACAATCCCAGCCCATCGATCGGTAGCCATTTTGGTATAGCAAATCTGCAGTGCTCGATCCACTTTGCATATCAATACGTTTGCGATCAGCAAAATACCAGATATTACGACCAGGCAACCTGACAATTTTATGTTTTAGATTTAAATCCTTCTCATTTTTATCAAAATCTTCATAAGCAGACTCGGCATTACTATAAAAATAAGTAAACTTATTATTTGCATGGTTAAAACTATGGTTATAGCAATCAACTAATGGATTATTCATATAACGTTCATAATACTTATGCAAGCCTTTGCTCATTCGATCATGCTTTCCAATAAGAAATACATTTATTTTTATATTTTTTGCTGTTGCTATCGAATCAATAAATTGACTGCCATTCAAAGGACCATCGTCAAACGTCAGATAAATATAACGCGGCGATACAGAGTCCGTTAATAATTTAGCAGTATCCACTTCATGATGTAAAATACTCTTTTTCTCCTTAGTGGCAATTGAATCTTTTTTCATGTTTTCAACCACCGTATCCTTATCTATATCATCAATTGCTTTAGTACTATCAACAGTACTCACAGGAGCTGCACCTGTTTTTTTATTTCCATCTTCATTGCATGATTGCAATACAAAAGATGTCACTGATATTAACCCAAGGAACAACCCCAGATTTAATGCTTTCTTCATGTTATAATTCACCTTTAACCCTACACGTAAACCACTCAAACCAATATTTGAAACGTAGTGGTTTTAACGATGTAAAAGTAAGATTAAATTTATCAGTAATCCAATTTTATGAAATCTTTTTTCGTCAAGAATAAAAACATTTTTCATCAGATTAGTCATCCAAAGCTAATTTGATTTCACAAAAGCTGCTAGACCCTCATTCAAATAATTTAAATAAGTAATAGGATCATAATCAGCACCCTTAGGCTTGACCAAAACCTGACGATTCGACGAGTTCATTAAAACATAAAAAGGTTGTGAGTTAGATTCAAACTGGCTCGCTTGCAAATAACTCCATTTACTTCCTATCGTTTTTAATAATTTACCCGCACTCGTTTTTTGTTGATCTTCCACAGCTAATTCTGTACGATCGTCCACATAAAGTTGGATAATAATGACATTATTCGTCAAAAAAGAAAGAACTTGTGGATCTGTCCAGACATTAGCCTCCATTTTACGACAATTGACGCAAGCATGCCCAGTAAAGTCAAGCATCACCATTTTCTTTTGAGCTTTAGCATATTCCATCCCCTCTTCATAATCAAAGAACACATTTAATCCAAGCGGAGCATGAAATAGATCTGCATACTTGCGATTAGACACATCTGCTACCTGTCGAGTCGTACCTCCAGATGCTTGATTCAAGTCAAAATCCTGTGTACTCTGTGGCGGTAAGAATGCAGAAATGGATTTCAATGGTGCACCCCACAATCCAGGAATCATATAAACTGTAAATGATAAAACGATGATTGCGAAAAAAGTACGTAAAACAGATAAATAAGGCAAGTTGCTATCATGAGAAAATTTGATTTTCCCAAGTAAATAAAAGCCCATCAAACCAAATATAACAATCCACAATGACAAGAAAACTTCACGGTCGAACCAATTCCAGTGGTATGCCAAATCAACATTAGAAAGGAATTTAAGCGCAAAAGCTAATTCTAAGAATCCCAATACGACTTTCACACTATTCAACCAACCACCAGATTTTGGCATCGCCTTCATAGCACTTGGAAATAAGGCAAATAATGCGAATGGTATAGCCAAAGCTAGCGAAAAACCAAACATCCCTACAGCAGGACCTAAAAGTGCACCACTCGTAGCAGCCTGCACCAACAAAGTACCTATAATGGGTCCAGTACAAGAAAATGACACCAAAGCCAAGGTAGCAGCCATAAAAAATATACCTGCCCACCCTCCTTCATCAGATTTTGCATCCATTTTATTCACCCAAGAACTTGGAAGACTAATTTCAAACGCTCCTAAAAAAGAAGCTCCAAAAGCGATCAGCATCAAAAAGAAAAAGAAATTAAAAATACCATTCGTTGACAAAGCATTGAGCGCATCAGAACCAAAGATCATCGTCACTGCCAAGCCAAGAACCACATAAATTACAATAATAGAAATCCCATAAAATAAAGCCCGGATAAAAGACTTTGAGCGATTTTGACTGCCTTTGGTAAAAAAGCTGACCGTAAGCGGTAACATTGGAAATATACAAGGCATAAGTAATGCAGCAAATCCACCAATAAATCCTGCTAAAAATATACCAAAAAGAGAATCACCACCTTTAGTCCCCGAATTTGAGATTATGGCCTCACTCTTGCGAACAACCGGTGTCGTATCAGAGACTACAGTATCCGTCTGAGCTTCACTAACACTTCCATCCACAAATTCCAATTCATCCATTTTCAATAAAGTATCAGTTTCTTGAGCTTGGGCAAAAATAGGACAGAAGGCTATTAACAGCAATAATTTTACGATTAAACTTTTCATAAATAATTAAATAATAATGTCGAGCGACAAATTGCAATTGGTTAAACCTGACAACAATGGGAGTACTCCCATTGTATCAGATTCTACTTAACATAAATATACTGCCCAATATCCCATTAGGCTGAAACAAACACTATACAGGTTCAGTATTGAAAAGAGACTTTGTCAATCTACTAATCGGTTGAAATCCCGTAAAAGAAAGATCTGTAGAGATATACCCATCAATAACGGGTTGCTCTTTAACTAGATCAGTACTTAAATATTTTTTATTATCATCACAAAGTAAGGTCACCACAACGGCATCATTCCCTAGTTTTTGTTTCAGTTTAATGGCACCTATCACATTAGCTCCTGAAGAAATCCCTACTGCTAACCCCAATTCCTTCGCTAATTTTTGAGCCATAATAATAGAATCTCCGTCCGAAGCAGCAATCA is a window encoding:
- a CDS encoding PhnA domain-containing protein, whose product is MNLENQLFERAENKCELSQATEDLVLYTLPPDLQANADNTIVLCQKCADQLNKTTQLDAEYWKFLPDNMWSEVPAVQVAAWRMLNRLKNEGWASEALDILYLDDDTLEWAKQTGDHENDGYVEFHLDSIGQQLFDGDSVVLTKTLDVKGSSIRATLGTVVKNIRLVFDNTEQIEGKIDGQTIVILTKYLRKQN
- the fabG gene encoding 3-oxoacyl-[acyl-carrier-protein] reductase; translated protein: MKLLEGKTALITGASKGIGRKIAEVFVQHGAKVAFTYLSSVEKGQALEQELQAFGTTVKGYRSDASKFDEAEKLISDIVADFGTIDIVVNNAGITKDGLLMRMTEENWDDVINVNLKSVFNVTKAASKIMMKNRKGSFINMSSVVGVQGNAGQANYAASKAGIIGFSKSVAKELGSRNIRSNVVAPGFIRTEMTEVLDPKVVAGWEAGIPLKRAGEAEDVANVCLFLASDLSAYVTGQVLPVDGGML
- a CDS encoding neutral zinc metallopeptidase, whose product is MKWQGGRKSDNFEDRRGMSGGQKLTLGGVGGIIVLIIGFLMGGDPAQLLQQAQNMTGTEQTGQPREISEEEAKLTDFSRTVLASTETVWTTLFKEQLGKNYEATSLVVYDGGTETDGCGVGKASYGPFYCPGDHRIYLDLTFNQELKTKFGAKGEFALAYVIAHEVGHHIQQLVGLLPKTNNMRGKLSEVENNKLSVMTELQADFYAGVWAHHVNKLSDIQIDYNDILDGMAAAEAVGDDRLQTQAQGYAVPDSFTHGTSAQRRAWFKKGYDSGDMTSGNTFEDPSLK
- a CDS encoding polysaccharide deacetylase family protein, with translation MKKALNLGLFLGLISVTSFVLQSCNEDGNKKTGAAPVSTVDSTKAIDDIDKDTVVENMKKDSIATKEKKSILHHEVDTAKLLTDSVSPRYIYLTFDDGPLNGSQFIDSIATAKNIKINVFLIGKHDRMSKGLHKYYERYMNNPLVDCYNHSFNHANNKFTYFYSNAESAYEDFDKNEKDLNLKHKIVRLPGRNIWYFADRKRIDMQSGSSTADLLYQNGYRSMGWDCEWKKGKPSGMPVESVSFIYRQINNRLRNGTSFSKNNVVLLMHDDMFQTRKAQKMLSDLIDSLKLHPNYEFAHMRDYPKQK
- a CDS encoding protein-disulfide reductase DsbD family protein → MKSLIVKLLLLIAFCPIFAQAQETDTLLKMDELEFVDGSVSEAQTDTVVSDTTPVVRKSEAIISNSGTKGGDSLFGIFLAGFIGGFAALLMPCIFPMLPLTVSFFTKGSQNRSKSFIRALFYGISIIVIYVVLGLAVTMIFGSDALNALSTNGIFNFFFFLMLIAFGASFLGAFEISLPSSWVNKMDAKSDEGGWAGIFFMAATLALVSFSCTGPIIGTLLVQAATSGALLGPAVGMFGFSLALAIPFALFALFPSAMKAMPKSGGWLNSVKVVLGFLELAFALKFLSNVDLAYHWNWFDREVFLSLWIVIFGLMGFYLLGKIKFSHDSNLPYLSVLRTFFAIIVLSFTVYMIPGLWGAPLKSISAFLPPQSTQDFDLNQASGGTTRQVADVSNRKYADLFHAPLGLNVFFDYEEGMEYAKAQKKMVMLDFTGHACVNCRKMEANVWTDPQVLSFLTNNVIIIQLYVDDRTELAVEDQQKTSAGKLLKTIGSKWSYLQASQFESNSQPFYVLMNSSNRQVLVKPKGADYDPITYLNYLNEGLAAFVKSN
- a CDS encoding acyl transferase; its protein translation is MNWDRVFTIQNQTEFNKICLDTFHFQMEHVRIYKKYVQYLNIKINTIDHYTKIPFLPIELFKTQEIIADDLQPEIIFTSSGTTGMTTSKHLVADKKVYEQSFRTAFEQFYGKMENIAILALLPSYLERTGSSLIYMINDLMQHSQQPESNYFLYNHEELYQTLLQLKTKGTKTLLFGVTFALLDFIEKYELSFPELIIMETGGMKGKRKEMVREEIHDLLCKSFQVSGIHSEYGMTELLSQGYSYGNGIFKHPNWMKILIRETNDPLTLATNKKTGAINVIDLANRYSCSFIATQDLGKIYDDGSFEVLGRFDQSDIRGCNLLVQ